Proteins encoded together in one Paracidovorax wautersii window:
- a CDS encoding MFS transporter, which produces MVSSSVSRTATSGLHTPATTTAPPSDAAPAPGMVRGTPDYRRTQVALFLAGFASFSLIYCVQPLLPAFAQTFGLSAAQSSLALSLTTGLLAVAIVLTGAFSQALGRRGLMFVSMSVGALLNIAAAAAPHWHALLAARALEGLVLGGVPAVAMAYLAEEIDPRHLSRTMGLYVAGTAFGGMMGRVGMGLLTEWVSWRFALGLLGGLCLLAALGFLALLPPSRRFVPRSGLQWRYHLHAWRSHLRHRGLLRLFAIGFVLSSIFVTVFNYATFRLSGAPYALSQTQISLLFLAFGFGIVSSSMAGGLADRMGRRALLATGFGLMLVGVLLTLAPALPAVFAGIVLMTTGFFIGHAVASSSVGPLAGATKGHAASLYLLFYYLGSSVVGSAGGWFWQHGGWGAIVALAGARGGTGHGAGAQRRPGRCALNGAPLSSRAAGRVVAHRLFGRQRNI; this is translated from the coding sequence ATGGTTTCTTCTTCTGTCAGCCGCACGGCCACCTCCGGCCTGCACACCCCAGCCACCACGACCGCCCCTCCATCCGATGCCGCGCCCGCCCCGGGCATGGTGCGGGGCACGCCGGACTACCGGCGTACGCAGGTCGCCCTGTTCCTGGCCGGCTTCGCCAGCTTTTCCCTGATCTACTGCGTTCAGCCGCTCCTGCCGGCCTTCGCGCAGACCTTCGGCCTCAGCGCCGCGCAGAGCTCGCTCGCCCTGTCGCTCACGACGGGGCTGCTGGCCGTGGCGATCGTGCTGACGGGAGCGTTCTCGCAGGCCCTGGGCCGGCGCGGGCTGATGTTCGTGTCCATGTCGGTGGGCGCTCTGCTGAACATTGCGGCGGCCGCAGCGCCGCACTGGCATGCGCTGCTGGCCGCCCGCGCCCTGGAGGGCCTGGTGCTGGGCGGCGTGCCGGCCGTGGCCATGGCCTACCTGGCCGAGGAGATCGATCCGCGCCACCTGAGCCGGACCATGGGCCTGTACGTGGCGGGCACCGCCTTCGGCGGCATGATGGGCCGCGTGGGCATGGGGTTGCTCACCGAATGGGTGTCCTGGCGTTTCGCCCTGGGACTGCTGGGCGGGCTGTGCCTGCTGGCAGCGCTGGGGTTTCTGGCGCTGCTGCCGCCCTCGCGGCGCTTCGTGCCGCGCAGCGGGCTGCAGTGGCGCTACCACCTGCACGCGTGGCGCAGCCACCTGCGCCACCGCGGACTGCTGCGGCTGTTCGCCATCGGCTTCGTGCTCTCCAGCATCTTCGTGACGGTGTTCAACTACGCCACATTCCGGCTCTCCGGTGCACCGTATGCCTTGAGCCAGACGCAGATCAGCCTGCTGTTCCTGGCCTTCGGCTTCGGCATCGTGTCGTCGTCCATGGCCGGCGGGCTGGCCGACCGCATGGGCCGCCGCGCGCTGCTGGCCACCGGCTTCGGGCTGATGCTGGTGGGCGTGCTGCTGACGCTGGCGCCCGCGCTGCCGGCGGTGTTTGCCGGCATCGTGCTCATGACCACCGGATTCTTCATCGGCCACGCGGTGGCCAGTTCGAGCGTCGGTCCGCTGGCGGGCGCCACCAAGGGACATGCCGCGTCCCTGTATCTGCTGTTCTATTACCTGGGCTCCAGCGTGGTCGGCTCCGCGGGCGGCTGGTTCTGGCAGCACGGGGGCTGGGGCGCCATCGTGGCGCTGGCCGGCGCGCGTGGCGGTACTGGGCATGGCGCTGGCGCACAGCGGCGACCGGGCCGCTGCGCCCTGAACGGCGCCCCTCTCTCATCACGCGCTGCGGGGAGGGTTGTCGCCCACAGACTGTTCGGACGACAAAGAAACATCTAA
- a CDS encoding creatininase family protein codes for MHHHPSRFWADLSTRDFADAQASGLAAQTVAVLPVAAIEQHGPHLPLHVDATLLQGVIDAALPRLPADVPALFLPPQNVGFSTEHTAFPGTLTLSPATIIALWSELGACVARAGVKKLLLLNGHGGQVSVMDIVARELRQRHGLLVYSASWFSLPLPEAVQGLFSAEEHRFGIHGGEVETSMMLHLAPATVRMEHAQQWRSSSQDRSEKYALLGNGKSAKMGWAIEDYHPSGAVGNAAGATAEKGRAVVAAAAAGLVQLLQEIHALPWAPAHRAG; via the coding sequence ATGCACCACCACCCCTCACGCTTCTGGGCCGACCTCTCCACGCGCGACTTTGCCGACGCGCAGGCTTCGGGCCTGGCCGCGCAGACGGTGGCCGTGCTGCCCGTGGCCGCCATCGAGCAGCACGGCCCGCACCTGCCGCTGCACGTGGATGCCACGCTGCTGCAGGGCGTGATCGACGCGGCCCTGCCGCGGCTGCCGGCCGATGTGCCGGCCCTGTTCCTGCCGCCGCAGAACGTCGGCTTCAGCACCGAGCACACGGCCTTCCCCGGCACGCTCACGCTGTCGCCGGCCACGATCATTGCGCTGTGGAGCGAGCTGGGCGCCTGCGTGGCGCGCGCCGGCGTGAAGAAGCTGCTGCTGCTGAACGGCCATGGCGGCCAGGTGAGCGTGATGGACATCGTCGCGCGCGAACTGCGCCAACGCCACGGCCTGCTGGTCTACAGCGCCAGCTGGTTCAGCCTGCCGCTGCCCGAGGCGGTGCAGGGGCTGTTCAGCGCCGAGGAGCACCGCTTCGGCATCCATGGCGGCGAGGTCGAGACGTCGATGATGCTGCACCTCGCCCCGGCCACCGTGCGCATGGAGCACGCGCAGCAGTGGCGCTCCAGCTCGCAGGACCGGTCCGAGAAGTACGCGCTGCTGGGCAACGGCAAGAGCGCCAAGATGGGCTGGGCCATCGAGGACTACCACCCCAGCGGCGCCGTCGGCAATGCCGCGGGCGCCACGGCCGAGAAGGGCCGGGCGGTGGTGGCTGCGGCCGCCGCCGGCCTGGTGCAGCTGCTGCAGGAGATCCACGCGCTGCCGTGGGCGCCTGCGCACCGCGCCGGCTAA
- a CDS encoding PepSY domain-containing protein, with translation MPSTSDSLPSLAPSLYRAVWRWHFYAGLLVLPFLIWLAVTGAAYLFQKDIDGWFHRDLLSVPAASAGEGAQPHGRIVAAALAAHPGAQWFRYTPAPDGQHSASVGVALSGGERRAVYVDPATARVLGELPERGTLMWTVRQLHSLKYFGPVARGFMEMAAGWALVLVATGLYLWWPRGAGAVRRGGVVTVRGRPWQRVFWRDLHAVTGVGVGLVLAFLALTGLPWSVLWGSQVNAWANGQNFGYPAGVRVQLPLSGERLADAAHLPWTLQQARVPGNPHEGHEGHGSTAPVADEPLLGTPLSVDAAMAVVGRLGLAPGYAVTPPRGERGVFSASAYPDDLARQRVAHIDQYSGAVLLDQGYADYGPAGQALEWGINVHLGQQFGAPNQWVLLGACAAIVLLCVSGAVAWWKRRPHGSGLGVPPLPARPEVLAGLTAILALGGVVFPLVGASLLVVLAGDLWWQRRLAARTPAGAA, from the coding sequence ATGCCATCCACCTCTGACTCCTTGCCCTCGCTGGCCCCCAGCCTCTACCGTGCCGTGTGGCGCTGGCACTTCTATGCCGGCCTGCTGGTGCTGCCGTTCCTCATCTGGCTGGCCGTGACCGGTGCGGCGTATCTGTTCCAGAAAGACATCGACGGCTGGTTCCACCGCGATCTGCTCAGCGTGCCGGCGGCCTCGGCCGGCGAGGGCGCGCAGCCGCACGGCCGCATCGTGGCGGCGGCGCTGGCGGCCCACCCCGGGGCGCAGTGGTTCCGCTACACGCCGGCGCCGGACGGCCAGCACTCCGCCAGCGTGGGCGTGGCGCTGTCCGGCGGGGAGCGCCGGGCGGTCTATGTGGACCCGGCCACGGCGCGCGTGCTGGGCGAGCTGCCCGAGCGTGGAACTTTGATGTGGACGGTGCGCCAGCTGCACAGCCTGAAGTACTTCGGCCCGGTGGCGCGCGGCTTCATGGAGATGGCGGCGGGCTGGGCGCTGGTGCTGGTGGCCACGGGCCTGTACCTGTGGTGGCCGCGCGGCGCAGGTGCTGTGCGGCGGGGCGGCGTGGTGACCGTGCGCGGCCGCCCCTGGCAGCGCGTGTTCTGGCGCGACCTGCACGCCGTCACCGGCGTGGGCGTGGGGCTGGTACTGGCCTTTCTCGCGCTCACGGGGCTGCCGTGGTCGGTGCTGTGGGGCAGCCAGGTGAACGCCTGGGCCAACGGGCAGAACTTCGGCTACCCCGCGGGCGTGCGTGTGCAACTGCCCCTGTCGGGCGAGCGCCTCGCCGACGCGGCGCATTTGCCGTGGACGCTGCAGCAGGCCCGCGTGCCCGGCAATCCGCACGAAGGCCATGAGGGCCACGGCAGCACGGCCCCCGTGGCGGACGAGCCGCTGCTGGGTACGCCCCTGTCGGTGGACGCGGCGATGGCCGTGGTCGGCCGCCTCGGCCTGGCGCCCGGCTACGCCGTCACCCCGCCGCGCGGCGAGCGGGGCGTGTTTTCTGCGTCGGCCTATCCGGACGACCTGGCGCGCCAGCGGGTGGCGCACATCGACCAGTACAGCGGCGCGGTACTGCTGGACCAGGGCTACGCCGACTACGGCCCCGCCGGGCAGGCGCTGGAGTGGGGCATCAACGTCCACCTGGGCCAGCAGTTCGGCGCGCCCAACCAGTGGGTGCTGCTGGGGGCCTGTGCCGCCATCGTGCTGCTGTGCGTAAGCGGCGCCGTGGCCTGGTGGAAGCGGCGTCCGCACGGCAGCGGCCTGGGCGTGCCGCCGCTGCCCGCCCGGCCCGAGGTGCTGGCGGGGCTCACGGCGATCCTGGCGCTCGGCGGCGTGGTGTTTCCGCTGGTGGGCGCGTCGCTGCTGGTGGTGCTGGCGGGCGACCTGTGGTGGCAGCGGCGCCTGGCCGCCCGCACACCGGCCGGGGCGGCCTGA
- a CDS encoding LysR family transcriptional regulator: MELRHIRYFLAVAEEGHFTRAAARLGIGQPPLSLQIRDLESEVGAPLFLRVPHGAVLTDAGRAFLEGVRAMPGLAAQATHDARRAARGELGSLHLGFTGSSALHPEVTRAIRTYRRSYGQVDLRVDEGNSLTLVERLRDGRLDVAILRPDGLDATGLVFHRYPDEPLIAAVPSAHAQARQGPRIDLAQLRGDAFILTPRPLGPSLFDASVAACRSSGFDPVFGPTAPQIVSILALVAAELGVALVPASMRQLGFKGVAYRALRDHPAVVGLAVAHRQGTLSPFVQNFVRLAQPGGAPTQP; the protein is encoded by the coding sequence ATGGAACTGCGCCACATCCGCTACTTTCTCGCGGTGGCCGAAGAAGGCCATTTCACCCGCGCGGCCGCACGCCTGGGCATCGGCCAGCCGCCGCTGAGCCTGCAAATCCGCGATCTGGAGTCGGAAGTGGGCGCGCCCCTGTTCCTGCGGGTGCCGCACGGCGCCGTGCTGACGGATGCGGGCCGCGCCTTTCTGGAGGGCGTGCGCGCCATGCCGGGGCTGGCCGCGCAGGCCACGCACGACGCCCGGCGTGCCGCGCGCGGGGAGCTGGGATCGCTGCACCTGGGGTTCACCGGGTCGTCGGCCCTGCACCCCGAGGTGACCCGGGCGATCCGGACCTACCGGCGCAGCTACGGCCAGGTGGACCTGCGGGTGGACGAGGGCAACTCCCTGACGCTGGTGGAGCGGCTGCGCGATGGCCGGCTGGACGTGGCCATCCTGCGGCCCGACGGCCTGGACGCCACGGGATTGGTGTTCCACCGCTATCCCGACGAGCCCCTCATCGCCGCCGTGCCGTCCGCCCACGCCCAGGCGCGCCAGGGGCCGCGCATCGACCTGGCGCAGCTGCGCGGCGACGCCTTCATCCTGACGCCGCGTCCGCTGGGCCCCAGCCTGTTCGACGCTTCCGTCGCGGCCTGTCGCAGCTCGGGCTTCGACCCGGTGTTCGGCCCCACGGCACCGCAGATCGTGTCCATCCTGGCCCTCGTCGCGGCCGAGCTGGGGGTGGCGCTCGTGCCGGCGTCCATGCGGCAGCTGGGCTTCAAGGGCGTGGCGTACCGCGCGCTGCGCGACCACCCTGCCGTGGTCGGCCTGGCGGTGGCGCACCGCCAGGGAACGTTGTCGCCGTTCGTGCAGAACTTCGTGCGGCTGGCGCAGCCGGGCGGTGCCCCCACGCAGCCGTAG
- a CDS encoding tartrate dehydrogenase, translated as MKTYAIATIPGDGIGKEVVPAGRQVLETIAAASGSFRCTFEDFDWGGDYYRRHSLMMPADGLDQLRGKDAILFGSAGDPQIPDHITLWGLRLKICQGFDQYANVRPTRILPGIDAPLKRCQPEDLNWVIVRENSEGEYSGVGGRVHQGHPIEVATDVSMMTRAGVERVIRFAFQLAQSRPRKLLTVITKSNAQRHAMVMWDEIALEVSRDFPDVQWDKEIVDAATARMVNRPATLDTIVATNLHADILSDLAAALAGSLGIAPTGNIDPERRYPSMFEPIHGSAFDIMGQGLANPIGTFWSVVMLLEHLGEAAAARQLMAAIEAVTANPALHTRDLGGQATTAQVTQAVCDLLQSEPARKAA; from the coding sequence ATGAAGACATACGCCATCGCCACCATTCCCGGAGACGGCATCGGCAAGGAGGTCGTGCCCGCCGGCCGCCAGGTGCTGGAGACCATCGCGGCCGCGAGCGGCAGCTTTCGCTGCACCTTCGAGGACTTCGACTGGGGCGGCGACTACTACCGCCGCCACAGCCTGATGATGCCGGCCGACGGGCTGGACCAGCTGCGCGGCAAGGACGCGATCCTCTTCGGCTCGGCGGGCGACCCGCAGATCCCGGACCACATCACGCTGTGGGGCCTGCGCCTGAAGATCTGCCAGGGCTTCGATCAGTACGCCAACGTGCGGCCCACGCGCATCCTGCCGGGCATCGACGCGCCGCTCAAGCGCTGCCAGCCGGAAGACCTGAACTGGGTCATCGTGCGCGAGAACTCCGAGGGCGAGTACTCCGGCGTGGGCGGCCGCGTGCACCAGGGCCACCCGATCGAGGTCGCCACCGACGTGTCGATGATGACCCGCGCCGGCGTGGAACGCGTGATCCGCTTCGCGTTCCAGCTGGCCCAGTCGCGGCCTCGCAAGCTGCTCACCGTCATCACCAAGAGCAATGCGCAGCGCCACGCCATGGTGATGTGGGACGAGATCGCGCTGGAGGTGTCGCGCGACTTCCCCGACGTGCAGTGGGACAAGGAGATCGTCGACGCCGCCACCGCGCGCATGGTGAACCGGCCCGCCACGCTGGACACCATCGTCGCCACCAATTTGCATGCCGACATCCTGAGCGATCTGGCCGCCGCGCTGGCCGGCAGCCTGGGCATCGCGCCCACCGGCAACATCGACCCCGAGCGGCGCTACCCCAGCATGTTCGAGCCCATCCACGGCTCGGCGTTCGACATCATGGGCCAGGGCCTGGCCAACCCCATCGGCACGTTCTGGTCGGTGGTGATGCTGCTCGAACACCTGGGCGAAGCCGCAGCGGCGCGGCAGCTGATGGCGGCCATCGAAGCGGTCACCGCCAACCCCGCGCTGCACACGCGCGACCTGGGTGGCCAGGCGACCACGGCGCAGGTGACGCAGGCGGTGTGCGATCTGCTGCAGTCCGAGCCGGCGCGCAAGGCGGCGTGA
- a CDS encoding methyl-accepting chemotaxis protein, with protein sequence MKFLREMQLGAKLGLGFTVVILIGCLVALYGRVQLEEVADNVTQLADERLETLLALQDLRDQVNLNARVVRNMAMLSDPARIQEQKKRIDEARTRAMAIQADLRKRITSDAGKALVAQLEAATATYRPAFDRAVELAAAEQMDEARNYIQGPLRTEQERYFNAIDQLVATERDLARAMAKASRVDAVQAGSAMLVLAALAAALGAVVAWTITRQIKNQLGGEPGYATEIAQQVARGHLAMRIALRPGDTTSLLAAMERMRESLSSLVSQVRQSSESIATGASQIATGNADLSQRTEEQASNLQQTAASMEEIGSTIQQNTETVRTATQMAGSASQTAARGGSVVNDVVATMQGITDSSRKIGDIIGVIDGIAFQTNILALNAAVEAARAGEQGRGFAVVASEVRSLAQRSAEAAKEIKLLIGASVERVEAGSQLVNEAGTTMGEIVQQARRVADLIEEIGAATHEQEQGISQVGDAVNQLDQVTQQNAALVEESAAAADSLNAQAARLVQLVSVFVLDESDAQAHLARAVPAAAADARREPVLAPASAAPAIAGKKAAGSAAAPAARPAPARRAEKPAAAAAAPKPAALPQPAPRAAAPAASDDWESF encoded by the coding sequence ATGAAGTTCTTGAGAGAGATGCAGCTCGGTGCCAAGCTCGGCCTGGGCTTCACGGTGGTGATACTGATCGGCTGCCTGGTGGCGCTGTATGGCCGGGTGCAGCTGGAGGAGGTGGCGGACAACGTCACCCAGCTGGCCGACGAACGGCTGGAAACCCTGCTGGCCCTGCAGGACCTGCGGGACCAGGTGAACCTCAACGCCCGCGTGGTGCGCAACATGGCGATGCTCAGCGATCCGGCGCGCATCCAGGAGCAGAAGAAACGCATCGACGAGGCCCGCACGCGCGCCATGGCCATCCAGGCGGACCTGCGCAAGCGGATCACCTCGGACGCCGGCAAGGCGCTGGTGGCCCAGCTGGAGGCGGCCACGGCCACCTACCGTCCCGCGTTCGATCGGGCGGTCGAGCTGGCCGCCGCCGAGCAGATGGACGAGGCGCGCAACTACATCCAGGGCCCGCTGCGCACGGAGCAGGAGCGCTACTTCAACGCCATCGACCAGCTGGTCGCGACGGAGCGCGACCTGGCCCGCGCCATGGCCAAGGCGTCGCGAGTCGACGCCGTGCAGGCGGGCAGCGCCATGCTCGTGCTGGCGGCGCTCGCCGCTGCGCTGGGCGCCGTGGTGGCCTGGACCATCACCCGCCAGATCAAGAACCAGCTGGGCGGCGAGCCCGGCTATGCCACCGAGATCGCCCAGCAGGTAGCGCGCGGCCACCTGGCCATGCGCATCGCCCTGCGCCCCGGCGACACCACCAGCCTGCTGGCGGCCATGGAGCGCATGCGCGAGAGCCTGAGCAGCCTGGTGAGCCAGGTGCGCCAGAGCAGCGAATCGATCGCCACCGGCGCCAGCCAGATCGCCACGGGCAATGCCGACCTGAGCCAGCGCACGGAAGAGCAGGCCTCCAACCTGCAGCAGACGGCCGCGTCGATGGAGGAGATCGGCTCCACTATCCAGCAGAACACCGAGACCGTGCGCACGGCCACCCAGATGGCCGGCTCCGCCAGCCAGACGGCCGCGCGCGGCGGCAGCGTGGTGAACGACGTGGTGGCCACCATGCAGGGCATCACGGACAGCTCGCGCAAGATCGGCGACATCATCGGGGTCATCGACGGCATCGCCTTCCAGACCAACATCCTGGCGCTGAACGCCGCGGTGGAAGCCGCCCGCGCTGGCGAGCAGGGCCGCGGCTTCGCGGTGGTGGCCAGCGAGGTGCGCAGCCTGGCGCAGCGCAGCGCCGAGGCCGCCAAGGAGATCAAGCTGCTGATCGGCGCCAGCGTGGAGCGGGTGGAAGCCGGCTCGCAGCTGGTGAACGAGGCCGGCACCACCATGGGCGAGATCGTGCAGCAGGCCCGCCGCGTGGCCGATCTGATCGAGGAGATCGGCGCCGCCACGCACGAGCAGGAGCAGGGCATCTCGCAGGTGGGCGATGCGGTCAACCAGCTCGACCAGGTCACGCAGCAGAACGCCGCGCTGGTGGAGGAATCCGCCGCGGCCGCCGACAGCCTCAACGCCCAGGCCGCGCGCCTGGTGCAGCTGGTGAGCGTGTTCGTGCTGGACGAATCGGATGCGCAGGCGCACCTGGCGCGGGCCGTGCCCGCCGCAGCCGCCGATGCGCGGCGTGAGCCGGTGCTGGCCCCCGCCAGCGCCGCACCCGCCATCGCCGGCAAGAAGGCCGCAGGCTCCGCAGCCGCCCCGGCCGCGCGCCCCGCGCCGGCCCGCCGCGCGGAGAAGCCTGCAGCGGCTGCTGCGGCCCCCAAGCCCGCGGCCCTGCCGCAGCCCGCGCCCCGCGCGGCGGCACCCGCCGCCAGCGACGACTGGGAAAGCTTCTGA
- a CDS encoding tripartite tricarboxylate transporter substrate binding protein, with the protein MTAVPFRGARRRRMAITLAAALAAAAGLPAAAQADTWPAKPVTLVVPFPAGGTTDVLARALGEPLSRVLGQPVVVDNRPGAGATIGADYVAKAKPDGYTLLVGAVHHTIATSVYRKLPYDFQKDLAPITTIAMVPNVLVVNANTPARTVPELVALLKAQPGKANYGSNGNGTAQHLIGTQFQNATGAALTHIAYKGSGPLATDLLGGQILLSFDTIAPVLPHIKGGKLRALAVTTNTRSAALPDVPTLEEAGLKDFNIGTWFGVLAPAATPKDVVARLNAEMVKIIQSPDFRKRMADIGANPIGDSAEEMAQRIRSETERFAQLVKSAQVTLD; encoded by the coding sequence ATGACCGCAGTACCGTTCCGTGGAGCGCGCCGCCGCCGCATGGCGATCACCCTGGCTGCGGCCCTGGCCGCCGCCGCTGGGCTGCCGGCCGCAGCGCAGGCCGACACCTGGCCCGCCAAACCCGTCACGCTGGTCGTGCCGTTCCCGGCGGGCGGCACCACCGATGTGCTGGCGCGCGCGCTGGGCGAGCCGCTGTCGCGCGTGCTGGGCCAGCCCGTGGTGGTGGACAACCGCCCCGGCGCGGGCGCCACCATCGGCGCCGACTATGTGGCCAAGGCCAAGCCCGACGGCTACACGCTGCTGGTGGGCGCGGTGCACCACACCATCGCCACCAGCGTCTACCGCAAGCTGCCGTACGACTTCCAGAAAGACCTGGCGCCGATCACCACCATCGCCATGGTGCCCAACGTGCTGGTGGTGAACGCGAACACGCCGGCCAGGACCGTGCCCGAACTGGTGGCGCTGCTGAAGGCCCAGCCCGGCAAGGCCAACTACGGCTCCAACGGCAACGGCACGGCGCAGCACCTGATCGGCACGCAGTTCCAGAACGCTACGGGCGCGGCGCTGACGCACATCGCCTACAAGGGCAGCGGCCCGCTGGCGACCGATCTGCTGGGCGGGCAGATCCTGCTGTCGTTCGACACCATCGCGCCCGTGCTGCCGCACATCAAGGGGGGCAAGCTGCGTGCCCTGGCGGTGACCACGAACACGCGGTCCGCTGCGCTGCCCGATGTGCCCACGCTGGAAGAGGCGGGGCTGAAGGACTTCAACATCGGCACCTGGTTCGGCGTGCTGGCGCCGGCGGCCACGCCCAAGGACGTGGTCGCGCGCCTGAACGCGGAGATGGTGAAGATCATCCAGTCGCCCGACTTCCGCAAGCGGATGGCGGACATCGGTGCCAACCCCATCGGAGACAGCGCCGAAGAGATGGCGCAGCGGATACGCAGCGAGACCGAGCGCTTCGCTCAGCTGGTGAAGAGCGCCCAGGTCACGCTGGATTGA
- a CDS encoding LysR substrate-binding domain-containing protein, producing MPDAIQPSDLGFFSALASAGSLSAAARELGITTPAVSKHLALMESRLGVALVNRTTRRMGLTPEGEVYLEHARRILGDIHHMEELLGASKSTPTGLLRINATLGFGRSHVAPLIPRFVRQYPQVEVQLQLSVNPPPLSDDLFDVCVRFGEPPDARVIARRIAPNRRLLCAAPAYLERHGTPRVPHDLTRHHCIGIRQGEEAYGLWRLASGRGAQATAESIKTRGSLATNDGEIAVHWALEGLGVLMRAEWDIARYLQDGRLVQVLPQYYTPDADIYAVYPQRHRMAARVRVFVDFLAQSLQAPAAAPATAAMPAMPARASRPRRSRRA from the coding sequence ATGCCCGACGCGATTCAACCGTCCGACCTGGGTTTCTTCTCGGCCCTGGCCAGCGCCGGCAGCCTGAGCGCGGCAGCGCGCGAACTGGGCATCACCACGCCGGCCGTGAGCAAGCACCTGGCGCTGATGGAGTCGCGCCTGGGCGTGGCGCTGGTCAACCGCACCACCCGCCGCATGGGCCTCACGCCCGAGGGAGAGGTCTACCTGGAGCACGCCCGCCGCATCCTGGGCGATATCCACCACATGGAGGAATTGCTGGGCGCATCCAAGTCCACGCCCACCGGGCTGCTGCGCATCAACGCCACCCTGGGGTTTGGCCGCAGCCACGTGGCGCCGCTGATTCCAAGGTTCGTGCGCCAGTACCCGCAGGTCGAGGTGCAGCTGCAGCTGTCGGTCAACCCGCCGCCCTTGAGCGACGACCTGTTTGACGTGTGCGTGCGCTTCGGCGAGCCGCCCGACGCCCGCGTGATCGCCCGCCGCATCGCCCCCAACCGCCGCCTGCTGTGCGCCGCGCCCGCCTACCTGGAGCGCCACGGCACGCCGCGCGTGCCCCATGACCTCACCCGGCACCACTGCATCGGCATCCGCCAGGGCGAAGAGGCCTACGGCCTGTGGCGCCTGGCCAGCGGACGGGGAGCCCAGGCCACGGCGGAGTCGATCAAGACGCGCGGCAGCCTCGCCACCAACGACGGCGAGATCGCCGTGCACTGGGCCCTGGAAGGGCTGGGCGTGCTCATGCGCGCCGAATGGGACATCGCCCGCTACCTGCAGGACGGCCGGCTGGTACAGGTGCTGCCGCAGTACTACACGCCCGATGCCGACATCTACGCCGTATACCCGCAGCGCCACCGCATGGCCGCGCGGGTGCGGGTGTTCGTGGACTTTCTGGCGCAGTCGCTGCAGGCGCCGGCGGCGGCACCCGCCACAGCCGCCATGCCCGCCATGCCCGCCAGGGCGTCGCGCCCGCGGCGCTCACGCAGAGCCTGA
- a CDS encoding ABC transporter substrate-binding protein: MALDHTTTTTTTRHRPARAAAPGGASPATPSRRTLLRTAGAAGVVASAGLLASRAWSQPRKLVFAWNQAGFCNTPVPIALEQGFFEKNGLDVELLNWAGSSDALLEALATGKADAGVGLIHRWVKPLEAGFDVKLVSSVHGGCLRLVAAKGTGITADAKSFKGKVIGVADLNSPAKQFYAIHLAKKGIDVDKDVEWRVYPADLLDVAAKKGEIHAIADGDPNVYLIEKRNPGAFTEIGNSAKGEYADRLCCVVGARGLLAQKDKPRVAAVVRSLAQASNFVADNPNEAARIYAKYTPKVTVDELQALLADLTYKHHPTGNALRSEVELFAREFREAGILKRGTDPARFASHVSLDVLA; this comes from the coding sequence ATGGCGCTCGACCACACCACCACCACTACCACCACCCGCCACCGTCCTGCCCGCGCCGCCGCGCCCGGCGGGGCATCCCCGGCCACCCCCAGCCGCCGCACGCTGCTGCGCACCGCGGGGGCGGCGGGTGTCGTGGCCAGCGCGGGGCTGCTGGCCTCGCGGGCCTGGTCGCAGCCGCGCAAACTGGTCTTCGCCTGGAACCAGGCGGGCTTTTGCAACACGCCCGTGCCCATCGCGCTGGAGCAGGGGTTCTTCGAGAAGAACGGGCTGGACGTGGAACTGCTCAACTGGGCCGGCTCGTCCGATGCGCTGCTGGAAGCGCTGGCCACGGGCAAGGCCGACGCGGGCGTGGGCCTGATCCACCGCTGGGTCAAGCCGCTGGAGGCGGGCTTCGACGTGAAGCTGGTCAGCAGCGTGCACGGCGGCTGCCTGCGCCTGGTGGCCGCCAAGGGCACCGGCATCACCGCAGATGCCAAGTCCTTCAAGGGCAAGGTCATCGGCGTGGCCGACCTGAACAGCCCGGCCAAGCAGTTCTACGCCATCCATCTGGCCAAGAAGGGCATCGATGTGGACAAGGATGTGGAATGGCGCGTCTACCCGGCCGACCTGCTGGACGTGGCCGCCAAGAAGGGCGAGATCCACGCCATCGCCGACGGCGACCCGAACGTCTACCTGATCGAGAAACGCAACCCCGGCGCGTTCACCGAGATCGGCAACAGCGCCAAGGGCGAATACGCCGACCGCCTGTGCTGCGTGGTGGGCGCCCGCGGCCTGCTGGCGCAGAAGGACAAGCCCCGCGTGGCCGCCGTGGTGCGCTCGCTGGCACAGGCCTCCAACTTCGTGGCCGACAACCCGAATGAGGCGGCCAGGATCTATGCCAAGTACACGCCCAAGGTGACGGTGGACGAGCTGCAGGCGCTGCTGGCCGACCTGACCTACAAGCACCATCCCACGGGCAACGCGCTGCGCAGCGAGGTCGAACTCTTCGCCCGCGAGTTCCGCGAGGCCGGCATTCTGAAGCGCGGCACCGACCCGGCGCGCTTCGCCTCCCACGTGTCGCTGGACGTGCTGGCATGA